Proteins encoded together in one Lathyrus oleraceus cultivar Zhongwan6 chromosome 5, CAAS_Psat_ZW6_1.0, whole genome shotgun sequence window:
- the LOC127084785 gene encoding beta-galactosidase 7-like, with product MFNPRIGLFFIVCSFLLCAFSFATTVEYDTNAIIINGERRIIISGAIHYPRSTSQMWPDLIKKAKDGGLDAIETYIFWDLHEPIRRQYDFSENLDFIKFLKNVHEEGLYVVLRIGPYVCAEWNYGGFPMWLHNLPGIQLRTDNVVFKEEMKIFTTKIVTLCKEAGLFAPQGGPIILAQIENEYGDVITNYGEDGNAYIKWCAQMALAQNVGVPWIMCKQNNAPSPIINTCNGYYCDNFKPNNPKSPKMFTENWVGWFQKWGERKPHRTAEDVAFSVARFFQNGGVLQNYYMYHGGTNFGRTAGGPYIITAYDYDAPLDEYGNLNQPKWGHLKKLHAAIKLGEKVLTNGTVTEKQYGDSVYLTTYANNATGEKFCFLSNSHNSKDVEVDLQQDGKYHVPSWSVSILQDCNKEVFNTAKVDAQTNVYVKKLSKELGNSLIWTWASDPVEDTLQAIGTFNASQLLEQKSVTVDASDYLWYMTKVFINETSTWSNATLQVNTSGHVLHAYVNGQYIGPQWGTYDNLRFTYEKIVSLKQGTNIISLLSGTVGHAHYGASFDMKETGIVGGPVKLIATSSGNTMDLSKSSWSYKVGLNGEARRFYDSKIKNGVQWNINNVVIGKPLTWYKTTFKTPEGKDSVVLDFIGLTKGHAWVNGQSIGRYWPTMVADKNGCDIKCDYRGNYGADKCLSGCGEPSQRFYHVPRSFLNNDTKSNTLVLFEEMGGSPFNVSVQTVAIDFICARTDYGKTLELKCPDGKTISEIQFASYGDPQGNCGSFQVGEWESRHSVAVVEKACGGKQLCSINVTSSIFGITKGGINGQLAVQLLCDGSNPEDNRVQMVHV from the coding sequence ATGTTTAATCCCAGGATTGGGCTCTTTTTTATTGTATGTTCATTTTTGTTGTGTGCTTTCTCATTTGCAACAACGGTTGAATATGATACAAATGCCATTATCATCAATGGAGAACGACGAATAATAATATCTGGTGCAATCCACTACCCACGCAGCACTTCCCAAATGTGGCCAGATCTTATTAAGAAAGCAAAAGATGGTGGTCTTGATGCCATCGAAACATATATATTTTGGGACCTTCACGAACCTATTCGCCGCCAATATGATTTTTCTGAAAATCTAGACTTCATCAAGTTTCTAAAAAATGTTCATGAAGAAGGTCTTTATGTTGTGCTTCGAATTGGTCCTTATGTTTGTGCTGAATGGAACTATGGAGGTTTCCCAATGTGGTTACACAACTTGCCAGGGATTCAACTAAGGACTGACAATGTAGTTTTTAAGGAGGAAATGAAAATATTCACAACAAAGATTGTGACCTTGTGCAAAGAAGCTGGATTGTTTGCACCACAAGGGGGGCCAATTATTTTAGCTCAAATTGAGAATGAATATGGAGATGTCATAACTAATTATGGAGAAGATGGGAATGCATACATTAAATGGTGTGCCCAGATGGCTTTAGCTCAAAATGTCGGCGTCCCATGGATCATGTGCAAGCAAAACAATGCTCCATCACCTATTATCAACACATGCAATGGTTATTATTGTGATAATTTCAAGCCAAACAATCCTAAAAGCCCCAAAATGTTTACAGAGAATTGGGTTGGCTGGTTCCAAAAATGGGGTGAAAGGAAGCCACACAGAACTGCTGAAGATGTAGCATTTTCAGTTGCACGTTTTTTTCAAAACGGTGGTGTCCTCCAAAACTACTACATGTACCATGGAGGAACAAATTTTGGAAGAACTGCGGGTGGTCCATATATTATTACAGCATATGACTATGATGCACCACTTGATGAATATGGTAACTTGAACCAACCAAAATGGGGACATCTTAAAAAACTCCATGCCGCCATAAAGTTAGGAGAGAAGGTTCTCACTAATGGAACGGTTACAGAGAAGCAATATGGAGATTCAGTATATTTGACTACATATGCAAATAATGCCACTGGAGAAAAATTTTGTTTTTTGAGTAATTCACATAATTCTAAGGATGTTGAAGTTGATCTACAACAAGATGGAAAGTACCATGTGCCTTCTTGGTCAGTGTCTATTCTCCAAGATTGCAACAAGGAAGTTTTCAACACTGCAAAGGTTGATGCACAAACAAATGTTTATGTGAAGAAACTATCTAAAGAATTAGGAAACTCACTCATCTGGACATGGGCATCTGACCCTGTGGAAGACACCTTACAAGCAATAGGTACATTTAACGCGTCTCAACTTTTAGAGCAAAAGAGTGTTACCGTTGATGCTAGTGATTATTTGTGGTACATGACCAAGGTTTTCATCAATGAAACATCCACTTGGAGTAATGCAACTTTGCAAGTGAACACATCAGGCCATGTTCTTCATGCCTATGTTAATGGACAATATATTGGCCCACAGTGGGGAACATATGATAACCTTCGTTTTACATATGAAAAAATCGTTTCGTTAAAACAAGGTACCAACATTATAAGTTTACTAAGTGGTACAGTTGGTCATGCGCATTATGGTGCATCTTTTGATATGAAAGAAACTGGTATTGTTGGGGGTCCTGTGAAACTCATTGCAACCAGTTCAGGTAATACTATGGATTTATCAAAATCTAGTTGGTCATACAAGGTTGGATTAAACGGTGAGGCTAGAAGGTTCTATGATTCTAAAATTAAAAATGGAGTTCAATGGAACATAAACAATGTTGTTATAGGAAAACCATTGACTTGGTACAAGACTACTTTTAAGACCCCTGAAGGTAAAGACTCTGTAGTCTTGGATTTCATAGGCCTTACAAAAGGACATGCATGGGTTAATGGTCAAAGTATTGGAAGGTATTGGCCTACAATGGTAGCTGACAAAAATGGATGTGATATTAAATGTGATTATAGAGGAAATTATGGAGCTGATAAATGTTTGAGTGGCTGTGGAGAACCATCTCAGAGGTTTTACCATGTGCCAAGGTCATTCTTAAATAATGACACAAAAAGTAACACGTTGGTTTTGTTTGAGGAAATGGGTGGAAGCCCTTTTAATGTGTCTGTTCAAACAGTTGCAATTGATTTTATATGTGCAAGAACAGATTATGGAAAAACCTTAGAACTAAAATGCCCTGATGGAAAAACTATTTCAGAAATCCAGTTTGCGAGCTATGGAGATCCACAAGGAAATTGTGGATCATTTCAAGTAGGTGAATGGGAATCACGCCATAGTGTGGCAGTGGTCGAAAAAGCATGTGGTGGAAAACAATTATGTTCAATTAACGTGACAAGTTCCATATTTGGAATAACTAAAGGTGGCATAAATGGCCAGCTAGCTGTGCAACTCCTATGTGATGGCTCTAATCCTGAAGATAATCGTGTACAAATGGTGCACGTGTAG